In Magallana gigas chromosome 1, xbMagGiga1.1, whole genome shotgun sequence, the sequence GCCACAACATACGATATTAACATATCATTTAGCTATATTTCTGGAATAAAATATGTGTTAGGCATTTAAGGTAATGTTTTTTTgcggttacagggagataacGCAAATTTTGACTGTGATATAACATCAACTACCATTTATTTCAGATATGAGGCCAAGTTGATATGACCTTATACTTGATTtgctgttttgtttttactCCGTGGGTTTTTGTAGTTTGCAATGAAAAGGTAATAGGACAAAgcattttttcaaattcacaaaaacaaaGTCCTCCACTCATGTTTCTAAATAATATTTGAGAAACACAAGATTACACAAATGCCAATATATCTTTCCCTgaattttgctatttttttcaatatttgataagAGCATTATAAATACAAATCGTGGTATAAGAAGTGACATTATGTTcaaacattttaagcataaatagcCCCTTTGTAGTCACATGAAAGATGTACAATTTTTGACAagattttttacatttcatcaacATGACAATATGAAATTACGAATTTTGACCTTTTGTATGTCCCCGcataatcatttcaattttataagaaaaaatacttttctaaaatgaccaaaacgtttcaatttgtaaaaaaaattcaatcggCAAACCTTTCATAAAAGAAAGAAACTGAGCCGTTTGTACTGCATGGACGCTGATGAAATTCCTCTATGAAAGTCAAAAGTCACAAAAACTTACTGGCTATCGTGAATTGTACACAGCAGTATCTTGACCGACGATACAAAATCAAGAATGTACAGATATGACAGTGCTATAAAATGTGTAGAAGATGAACGACACTGCAAACTGCAATCAGTGAGTATTGGTGATAGATCATTTCAGATaccttttttaactgtaaattcTGCTTTGATCCCATTACTCGTTAACTATAGCAATACACCCAATCTGCTTTAGACGCTCAATTTTCTGAATCACGGTCTGATGCATTGAAGATAGAGTCTTCTTTTGAGATATGTATGTTTTGTGCTTATTTCTCATCGATgagatattttcttttattttattcatttcttttttcaaatccCCCTCTAAAAATGCCCTTTTCATTTTCTGTATCGGTTCAAAATAATATTCGCGAAGGTAatattttactcttttttttgttaaagcaCCAACTCTTGCTTGAAAAGCCTTTTCACGTGTGGTTTCAAAATCATCAGCACGTGCAATCATTAGTCCCGAAAAGATTATTCCACCTACAATACCCGCTGCTGCAATACCTTGTAATACTTTACTACGATTCATTTCACTAATTCCACTAATCAACCTCAAACCCATTAGAAAGACATTTAGATTTAAACCAAATTCTGATTTTATAGCCCAGGCTATAGCtggaattattttgatattaacatTAAAAGGTGTTTGAAATCCTTTTAAATTGTCTTTGATTGAATGCAAAGATCTGTGAAtgctttcaaatttttcaaaaagatattCCATTATGACTTCctgaaaaatattatcaatattttgttcCTGCCAagcttttaaattttcttcaatgCGGACATCCAATGCCCGTCTGATGGAAAACCTTGTAAAAGTGTCTGTATCTTTAAGAATTTCTGCTCTGAAGTGAGGACTATGAACATAGTCATGTAACTGAGTCGTTGCCTCGTTAAGAAATATATCAATTCTTCCTTCGATGTTGAAAAGTTCCTAGCAAAAATGAAAAGACACCGAAATTGAATTAACGTACCTGtagttaaagtaaaaatatattgttaaaatattatataatttaacgCTTTAtgactttttgggagttgattttaatcaactctcctatgcagttactctggcaaaccgaaactgaaacagtgtttggacctaagcacaaatcatcaccgctgacaagagttagttcttggaaaataatcgataaattcgatgtaatgtgcGGTGAAGCATTATTTTAAAGGAAacctatttataaatacctaagaaatagtcagattttaaagtttaaagttttttgcagtcgtatgtattcctacaccAGAGTTAAAtaatcggctgtctccgtacatctccgacaggcagagagtcagtctatatttagaggtcgcatcatcgAGCTATCACGTGACTTtgtatctcttacttgtcggagaataacggagacagccagaatttggttgaacgagactatagttcattattggttggatccatacactttttgaaatatttcgaataccgatagatagtttgatgaaatcaattctatttttaaatattacacaacatgattcataagaggttttctcgaaattcttgtcggaaaagtccgagaatccATATTATAGATTACAAACttcttgccaagcaaaataacatatcgttgattttaagcgATATAACGAACTACGTAGAATCTTTTAATAGGAGTTAACTTTAGAATAGTTTCAAcataatgttttgactgacttttgtccaatcagatcgtagctgggcggagtaAAAACATTGCCGCTCTTAACTTTCACACCgagtaaccatgaagaaagttttatataaagTAGAATCAAGACCTACGTTTCATTTGGGAAGATTCGTAATACTTTCATTAGAATGTCACCGGTAATACTTGTAATAAAACAGTGTGCTAGATATTCGTACAGTCGTCAATGTTTGACATTACTTCATCCCATTATCTATTAGGCATCGTTGTTTCCCggttaaagaaattcataacaCCTTAAAATGGATGGATTTATCAGATATACATGCAACTAACTTTGATTTGTCACTTTATAACTGTTGTTAGATAGTTCGCTCAtttgcattgtttttaatttactcAATATAATGTTAAATCTCATTATCTCCTAAAAAtatatccgttttcgtccgtcgtcgtccGCGTGCGTCGTTCGTCGAGCGTtaacaatttacttttttaactaCTTCTTAAAAACAACAATACTAATTATTACCATTTTGGGTGTGgggtacatgtatctctatGGTATAatgaatctaaattgtgaaattcatggctctactacCCCCAGGCGCCACATGTGGgtccaaatatgcaaaaaaacaacaacaatttttaaaaaaatcttcttctctactcccacaacTTGAGGGAAAAGACTGGTTGCATAATTATGATGCCCATGAATCCCTTCTacctaaattttgaaattcatgacccctgggccattggttcaggctctagggtggggcatataaggccatatagttaaaatgtattaaatcttagaaaatcttcttttctactcccatatatatttatcattatatttatgttaatgttcatgttccCTGGAGTATGgattttgactctagggcagggcaaaaatggatgtataggtgttaaggacgttgtttactcagggtttgagttctcaaattcggattcttaaaaagttcaatttcatgaataaaatttcttttaaatacaaacagtatttatgaaatgaattattattgatattaaaatcgatatttttacaaaattatggaATAAGGATCTGACAAAGTTtaacttttagcaaaacagaggaaaatttggactaaatttttcagattttgttttccactgaaatatttttggcagtactataatatttaaaggtaagattttatttgttaatcaacataattttgcatattttctgttggttttatcttgcattttcgtttagataatcgtatgacacacactacaaaaatattgaaaaatgcttaaaaatgtctcaaaatgttgatcattgacctcatataaattttataccagcagagaaaggtcaatTTACTTactttaatactataaatgttttagcattatcatcattcagtttttatGTTATactgaatcaaaaatgggtagtaatttgaaaactgatagaggaaattcggactagaatatctatagaaattgtaaatgaaaacttaatgcgttgaatctatttaatgtcactaccattcataaactgtatttcatttgttaaagagttaagcaatttgtattattttcacaatcaaAAAATCTGAATCATAGTGTAaaagttttatggatttttcaaaaaatattcaattgtcATTAActaaaaaagtaggtcattgacctacttttttgaaagtgaataataacactaccatgtaaggtctataacacacaatagttgtttttttcattatcatcagttgattttttttaattctgagtaaacgtcatccttaatacatataatgttaaaaaattatcttctttactcccacacacctgaaaggaaaactgaattcatgattttgtagaccaaaTCTTTatgtttttcgccaaaattataggtttaacagttgtatttgaaatatttcaggcAAAGAGGTGGTCAtctttacaaatttataattgttcTAATCCAGAATGAatcctaattaattaaatgcatatacgacaactttgtgtatgggttatatgctactcaggtgaccgttaaggccaattgacCTCTTGATTACAATGAaagttttcatatcattttgatattatagCATAGTACATATTATGAAGAACAAATACGGAATTCTTGATACATAAAAATACCTCTTCTCTGCTATGTTCTAGTTTTTCTAGCTCTGTTGACAATCTGTTTAATTTTGACTCGTTATCCTCAGCATTCTGCTCTGCACAAAGAAGCTTTGTGGAAAGAACCCTATTAAACTCATCCAGAATTTCATTCAGAAGtctaaaaaaacacacacacacacgttttcatgatatgtacatgtaccttgcaTTGGTACCAGAGGTCTCGAGAAAAATATCGACTGATTACTAATACAGTTATCTTTATATTGATGCATACTTGGTTCTTAAAGTTTAAGAATATATATTGGGAAAAtaaatttacgttttattttgattatcaaaaatagcaatttattaaatatggaatagatgtaaaaataaatagattcaaaaagtttaaatacCTTAGATGAACTTTTACtcgtttgttttcatttcttgtGATTACATCTTTGAGAGTCCTTTGAAACTTGTCAAATACTTTGGTATATTTTTCTTCTCCCTCTGAAACCTGAAAGGAGCAAATTCACAACTTAATGACTATGCCATTTTGACCTCATCATGTGTACACAGACGCATTTatacagaaaagaaaaaagtgCTAAATCAAAAAATTGCCAggatttttgctaattttttacTGATTTGTTTTCCCTTATGATCGATACATGTAGTTGTCTTTTTGATACCTTGACTGCCGAAATTCGAAAAATATACGAATCATCAGTTTCTTTCCAAGATGTGCGTATatcttttttggttttttcaAAATACTCTTCACGTTTCTTCTCTTTGACATGAGCAATAGTATCCCATTTGTTTAGCAGGAAAATAACATCTTTTGGATTAAAACTAACCATCTCATCCATTGAATCTCGAACGTTAGAAATAATTTTCAGAAGCTGAAATGTTTgtattgtttgtattatattaCTAGACAAATATTTAGgtatttattctatttttttagaagaaaaatgatgaaaagaacatcataaatatattttctttttgcatAAAATCAAGTATCAGTGTGCTAGTTTTCTGCAGTGCATAAGTATTCCAGTATAGTCATGCAAGTTGTTTGAGAATGTATATAAGACACCATACCCTGTCATCTTGAATTCCACCAGCATTTGAAACATTTAACACAAAAACAAATGCTAATGCAATAGGTAGATACGACATCATCATGTCTGAAACTTCTTTTTGTCCCATATCTCCACAACCAGGTGTATCCACGATCATAACGTTTCCCTAAATAATAAAGTTCGctttatattgaaattcagcCCTGATATCGAGATGGATATGATTGTATCTTCGACATGACAATATCGCTATAAATAAagattgcaatgtttgtgcttattatataattatgtatatatatatgcaatgtgtatcgttccgatcctctcaaattatcgtttaactgtattccacctgtatctcaaaagattgtgtagtgcgcggccagcgcgctaggttccgttcgtcatcAAAAggaagatttttgtcttgcctagatggccgagtgggtGGCGcagtggccgctcactgctaggagaatgtgTTGCCAGAATGTCAATATTTTGGTAAGGGTTGTCTCCTACCATCTACCTTGCAAGAGGCAAAGCTTGGGGTGTTGTTGAACATTAATTTCATAACAGCATTATTTTTGGGCTTATCTGAGGATGCATCATTAATGTGCTTTCCAAGCTTTTGGAAGATTCATACTCATCAATGcttgtaaaataataatgaaaacaatacttaGATAAAAAGTCTTATGTTACATATAAACAGATGCATTCATATGATGAAATATTATGGTTATATGAAAAATGCATGTGTTATGCAACAATAATGCATATCACAATATAGTGGTCACGATATATGAATCacaatgtatttttcaaaaatacaagGGCACCGCAAAGCAGAGCATCCCcttgttaaatgaaatattgaggGGGGGGGATGAAGTATTTATCTTCATAAAATCTCTTTGAATCAAAATATTCCTTTTATTCCTATTATTTCAATCCCCATGCACGCTCTGGGGTGTATccggagtgggggggggggggggagagaaggAGGGTAACAATTGTTCttcttcatacaaataaaaacctGAATCACACTACTATACCAGCTGCATGTTTCTGTGTTTCTCACATGCTTCTCACACGCtatacaatttttacaaaacgTTCCGAGCATAGCACGAATTGCTTTTGTACGATATGATAAATGTTACTCGCACTGTATGGTCTTTTTTCACatgatatgatatcatattgctttctgtatgaaaaagtgtatatatagaaaaagtgttatacatgtaccatacatGAAGCATATcatatcatgtaaaaaaaaaatgatcatacAGTGCTAGTAACATATTGATCATATAGTTCATTTCCAATAATTATGAATTTGATGTCTCACAATTAatgtgtattttctttttttaaaaatcttcatattaACATGATTATGAATTTCATTAGTTAAGATTATTACAAGTTTAGatacaaaaaaatcatcatttaaaattttaaatatggaATGTTTAAAACAATGGCCTTTTATAGACCAAAAACCGCCCATTAAAAGTACCAGTACCTGTTTGCAGGGAcaaaataattacaacaaatgttGATTATAACCtgttgtgaattaaaaaaacaaccactgagtataagatttttttatgtttccacaatttaattaatttaataatcatggttaaggtcaagatctagtaaatgaaaggtgcctaaacgtttatgaaattcaagataagaatttaaataatgatgcttaataaaaatatctttgtttcataggatGTACCCGGGCTTAAATCTTTGGtagacacaatgaaaaatcacgTTTTAATCAAccatttctatgaaatatgaaggataaaagtaacaactCTCGGAGTTTTGTGCATTTTTActtatgaaatatatctagaatgcctacaatctctccaaaaacggcattaaacaagctcctgacctcctctttaaaatgatgccAAATTAtatataggtaccgggattacttttatcgtgattaaatatagaatgtcaaaatattgttttattttctacataattcttttaaagccgtaaaatacaggggaaaaaaatatcaaatcaattataggagtcttttctggttttcgacttgtcaaacgtaaaattgattaattgttcattgaatcaagatgaaaggaaattaaaatagaatatttttctttcttatttatcatcatacaacttggcatagaaaaagtaatcaaagttTACAATCTAAcagggactatatttttggcgtaatattggcgtaggaaaatattacatgttgcgcaattcagaattgctgcagattaatgagtctgatttagcattttaaaaacaataacattaatgttgaattttgttcactaatgtaaactaatgatatgatacttgcgtttcagaatatgtttttaaaatatgatttgcctatcaaactaCATTTGTATAGCATGATGTTTATAGATAGACAAAATGTTCAAAGCGAGGGGCTTTGACGCGATGTTCTAAAAATAGCTTTTGAGTTGTGggacattttttaatatatctgtgtgggtaaaaaaaaatgttttttgttttttatgttaataataCCATTTTCAACCTCCCTGTGAATTTTGGACGACATGGTTTATGGGTCAAAATATAGATGACCCATAAACCACCGAAGGATCCCACAACGTGAGTCTGAGATACATGAAATATCACACAACACGGTTCttgtataactatatatatatatatatatatatatatatatatatatatatatatatatatatatattgagctAATAATTTGATTGGTTTGGCTTTCATTGACAAAGGCACCTGGACATTTAAATATCTTGTGTTAAACGttatggtaaaaaaataattttgttttgataaacagATTATCAAaagtgtttcaaatataaacCTGTAGCAAGGGAGCAGGCATATATACATCAACGTAACGGATTTTTTCATCGTCTGTTTTAGCAAGAATTTCCATTTGTTTAGCCATTTTGTTCAAGTTTTCAAATGACAATTCCTCTAGTTCTTCGTCGTTGTTGTCTTTGGTAGATATCACAAACTGTTCACCATGTTTGACTCTGCACACCCTTGATGTACACGATGTAATACCAGTAGGTAGAATCTCTTCATCAAGTATCAGATTGATTATGCTCGATTTCCCAGAACTGGTTTCTCCTTATGTtaaaaaaggcatttttaaagatttatgtaAGCATAAACTCGTTTATGAAAGGCTCTTTTCagtgatttaagaaatgttCGTAAACATGTTTTGTTCATCTGCaactatttacaatattttcgATTTTAACTTGACCGACAAATTTTCCTAactgttaaaatgtaaatatattataaggaatagacaaaatgaaacaaaagcaaaagaaaaaaaaactaaaacgcCCGTAAATTTTGAATAACGATTTACAATGTATGTACGATATCTTCAGTAGTATtcgaggaattttttttaaaatgctcgTGTCTTTAATTTGACTATGGTTAAATGCTAAGATAAGACATGAGTACCTTTAAAACAGAATGTAATTATAgttgtctttttgttttagcAGTAAAGACATGCCAAGATCAAAACTCTGTATTATGTAAACAAGACGCATTTTAGTTAAGTTACATGAAACTGGTCATGATATAAGATAACACtcttcaactttttatttttcaattttatttacaacTTAATTATGTTTTCACAAATGTTAACTTTATGAGTTTTACATGTTGTTGCCAACTTATAGGCGAAAA encodes:
- the LOC136270043 gene encoding uncharacterized protein in xynA 3'region-like — protein: MASAITNQGLRENKGGADNLDSSSDFLYTKGYCVIQKDLKELYSSLHDFVVKQEFKTHILKDAFGMDDIEKKLNQQKADVMKTECPIVIAGETSSGKSSIINLILDEEILPTGITSCTSRVCRVKHGEQFVISTKDNNDEELEELSFENLNKMAKQMEILAKTDDEKIRYVDVYMPAPLLQGNVMIVDTPGCGDMGQKEVSDMMMSYLPIALAFVFVLNVSNAGGIQDDRLLKIISNVRDSMDEMVSFNPKDVIFLLNKWDTIAHVKEKKREEYFEKTKKDIRTSWKETDDSYIFRISAVKVSEGEEKYTKVFDKFQRTLKDVITRNENKRVKVHLRLLNEILDEFNRVLSTKLLCAEQNAEDNESKLNRLSTELEKLEHSREEELFNIEGRIDIFLNEATTQLHDYVHSPHFRAEILKDTDTFTRFSIRRALDVRIEENLKAWQEQNIDNIFQEVIMEYLFEKFESIHRSLHSIKDNLKGFQTPFNVNIKIIPAIAWAIKSEFGLNLNVFLMGLRLISGISEMNRSKVLQGIAAAGIVGGIIFSGLMIARADDFETTREKAFQARVGALTKKRVKYYLREYYFEPIQKMKRAFLEGDLKKEMNKIKENISSMRNKHKTYISQKKTLSSMHQTVIQKIERLKQIGCIAIVNE